The genomic region GCCATGGCGTTCTCAAAGGTTAGCTATAGCATGCTAAACGTGTCCGTGCTCCTATTTTTAGGGGCCATGTGCGTGGCCATGACAGGCTTTCTAGGCCTGTCGGTATTCCTCGCATCAGCCATGATAGGGCTCGCCCCTCACCTCGTCAACGTGAGAAAAACATGTCTAATGGGCGTGCTCCTCGTGCCCTGCATACTATATTTCATTTGACCTTTCGAAGGCCTCTTTTCCCGCCTTCCACTTTTCTATCCTCGCCAGTAATGCAGGGCTCTTACCGAGCGCTTCCCTGAGCGGCTCCATGGCGCTCATCACAGATAAACCATAGTGCCCACGTAGCATCTAAAGGCTTATATCTGATATCGTAATATTAACTTCGATTATGGTACGGATAGCGCTGCCCAATAAAGGAAGAGTGTACGAGCCGATCCTGGAGCTATTCGAGCGGGCGGGGCTTCACATAGTGGACCACTCCGAGAGGAGCCTGTTCGCCAAGACGGTAGATGACGAGATTTCCCTGCTTTTCGCGAGGGCTCGCGACATTCCCGAATACGTGGAGAATGGGGCCGCAGACCTGGGCATAACCGGCGAGGATTTTATTGAAGAGTCAGGGGCGGTAGTTGAGACGTTGCTGGATCTGGGCATCGGTCGGGCTGACCTCGTGCTGGCCGTACCAGAAGACTCGAGCATAGAGCGGCTTGACCAGCTTGAAAATAAAAAGATAGCGACAGAGTTCCCAAATATAACGAAGAAATTTTTCGGCTCAAATGGGGTGAGAGTACACGTAGTCGAGGTATCGGGCGCCACGGAGATAACGCCCCACATTGGCGTGGCCGACGCCATCGTAGACCTCACTTCTAGCGGCACCACGCTTTCCATAAACCACTTAAAGGTGATCGCCCACGTGATGCGCACATCCCAGCGCCTCATAGCGAACAAGGAGAGCCGGGCGAGGATGCCTACAAAGATGGCGGAGATAACCCTTGCGCTGGAGAGCGTCATCGAGGCCAGGGGGAAGCGCTATCTGATGATGAACGTCCCCGCATCAGCGCTGGAGGAAGTTAAGAAAAAGCTGCCTGGCATGTCAGGCCCCACCGTGATGAGGGTCGAGTCGAGCTCGCCCATGTGTGCCGTGCACGCCGTCGTACACGAGATGGAGAT from Methanocella conradii HZ254 harbors:
- the hisG gene encoding ATP phosphoribosyltransferase, translated to MVRIALPNKGRVYEPILELFERAGLHIVDHSERSLFAKTVDDEISLLFARARDIPEYVENGAADLGITGEDFIEESGAVVETLLDLGIGRADLVLAVPEDSSIERLDQLENKKIATEFPNITKKFFGSNGVRVHVVEVSGATEITPHIGVADAIVDLTSSGTTLSINHLKVIAHVMRTSQRLIANKESRARMPTKMAEITLALESVIEARGKRYLMMNVPASALEEVKKKLPGMSGPTVMRVESSSPMCAVHAVVHEMEIYKIINELKSVGARDILIVPIERIVR